The following are encoded in a window of Amaranthus tricolor cultivar Red isolate AtriRed21 chromosome 2, ASM2621246v1, whole genome shotgun sequence genomic DNA:
- the LOC130805888 gene encoding uncharacterized protein LOC130805888: protein MIAKALDPNGTVTAVQVSRKLKKLGLHTSRMRSKPNKQKMDDVSTDDEDDLDNQPLSLLRKRNKNEDTSSKEHLGSSNYNHSSRSHSDDEQLISSILKKSRTSKDKVADASTNTTNTVREDSRNQSSESLEERDKQKETKGVSSAHQAAKLSEWDERIDQHKYDRLSDTSDGASDHGSPGSDAQNDAILDSGHKRRSLALDDDAGTVQHEHNYSELEDSGDEQAPRTSPENSQKRRKLRIVMDFDDDE from the exons ATGATTGCAAAAGCGCTTGACCCGAATGGAACAGTGACAGCAGTCCAAGTGTCCCGTAAACTTAAGAAACTTGGTTTGCACACTTCTCGAATGAGAAGTAAACCAAACAAGCAAAAGATGGATGATGTTTCTACAGATGACGAGGATGATTTAGATAATCAACCTTTGTCTTTGCTCAGGAAAAG GAACAAAAACGAAGACACTTCATCTAAAGAGCATTTGGGCAGTTCAAACTATAATCACTCATCAAGGTCTCATTCGGATGACGAACAATTAATTAGCTCCATTTTAAA AAAATCTAGAACATCAAAAGACAAGGTTGCAGATGCTTCAACTAATACAACAAATACGGTTCGAGAAGATTCTAGGAACCAATCTTCTGAAAGTTTAGAAGAAAG GGACAAACAAAAGGAAACCAAGGGCGTAAGTTCAGCACATCAAGCTGCTAAGCTTAGTGAATGGGATGAAAGAATTGATCAGCACAAGTATGACAGGCTGTCTGATACTTCAGATGGTGCCTCAGATCATGGCAGCCCTGGAAGCGATGCACAAAATGACGCTATTCTTGACAGCGGTCATAAGCGTAGATCTCTTGCACTGGATGACGATGCCGGTACTGTGCAGCATGAGCATAATTATAGTGAATTGGAAGATTCAGGGGATGAACAGGCACCTAGAACATCACCTGAGAATTCTCAAAAGAGAAGGAAGCTCAGGATAGTGATGGATTTTGATGACGATGAGTAG
- the LOC130805890 gene encoding protein FAR-RED IMPAIRED RESPONSE 1-like has translation MIVGSSRKPGERPWTVRVCPGEKGKHNHSFLVYRDGHVRARINVDIREHIRQLSAIGMQPAFIMNSIRDNFPGFYASMNQIYNIRQSIRRDEMEGRTPLQHYLHMATEHNYVVWTELDNDGHLSRLLIANPTSIQMIRTWPYVVLIDTTYKTNKPKWPLCEVIGMTPTNHNFLVAFCLMRDEAVVSYSWVLQGLRDIFGTAQTPSVIVTDRDEGLSAAIRDVFPDVRHLLCTWHIGNDVENMVDKLCGGKKNQQGQLFRKSRWNPLVESATIREYEKRWEGIVSTWSVRNRRVVRYLTGTWIPLREKFVRAWTNDCLHLGNHTTSRVESQHSSFKYYLGSGNSSFDTLFKRAHAQITNQQAKIRQSLQESMTSVPRTLRQYFFRPLYRHVSLYALEQIQNEFNRMLELGDFVLNKCGCVLQKTHGLPCACYLQMTIGSHGALYLDDIHEFWSTLTYTELGDKRNEEVRNANANDKEYFESLVDEVLKSDPAFVRRMVEVLEYELHPDGADIPEPYASPPRKGRPSTSKTMRRRKSSFEYTRSSSRGRGSGSSSRGRSSGRSSGRETQSSVGIKFSFNLSGN, from the exons atgattgtaggaagtagtcgtaaaccaggagaaagaccttggacggtaagggtgtgtcctggtgaaaagggaaaacataaccactcgttcttggtgtacagagatggtcatgtaagggcgaggattaatgtagatattcgggagcacatacgacagcttagtgcaatcGGAATGCAACccgcctttattatgaattctattagagataattttcctggtttttatgctagtatgaatcaaatatataatattaggcaatcaataaggagagatgaAATGGAGGGCAGGACTCCCCTGCAACACtatcttcatatggccacagaacataattatgtggtctggacagagtTGGATAATGACGGGCACTTGAGCAGacttttaattgcaaatccaacttctatccaaatgatacgtacgtggccgtatgttgtgctgatagatactacgtacaaaacgaacaaaccaaagtggccactatgtgaagtgatcggaatgacgccaacaaatcacaacttcttggttgcttTTTGTTTGATGCGCGATGAGGCGGTTGTGTCGTActcgtgggtgctgcagggattgagagatattttcggcactgctcagactcctagcgtcattgtaaccgatcgtgacgaaggtttatctgcagctattcgtgacgtatTCCCAG atgtacgTCATTTGTTATGCACttggcatattggcaacgatgttgagaacatggtggataAGTTGTGCGGcggcaaaaaaaatcaacaagggcagttaTTCAGGAagagtagatggaaccccttggttgaaagtgctACAATCCGGGAATATGAAAAGAGATGGGAAGGgatcgtcagtacgtggtcggttaggaaccgaagggtcgttcggtatttgactggaacatggattccacttagagagaaatttgtgcgcgcgtggacgaatgattgtttacacttgggtaaccatactaccagcagagtggaaagtcaacactcgtcttttaagtattaccttggtagcggtaatagctcattcgatacccttttcaaaagggcgcacgcacagattacaaatcaacAAGCTAAAATCCGACAatcgctacaggaatccatgacgTCTGTACCAAGAACGCTACGACAGTATTTCTTTAGACCTCTATATCGCCACGTGTCTCTGTATGCCTTGGAGCAGATCCAGAATGAGTttaaccgcatgttagaactgggtgattttgtattgaacaaatgcggttgtgtacttcaaaaaacccatggattgccgtgtgcatgttatttacaaatGACCATTggatcacatggtgctttgtacttggatgacattcatgaattctggagtactttgacgtACACAGAGTTAGGAGACAAACGCAATGAAGAAGTACGAAACgcgaacgccaatgacaaagagtactttgaatctctggtcgatgaagtccttaAATCTGATCCCGCTTTTGTTCGCCGAATGGTTGAGGTACTTGAATATGAATTACACCCAGATGGTGcggatatacctgagccttacgctagtccaccgagaaagggaagaccaagcactagtaaaaccatgagaaggagaaaaagttcatttgaatatacccgatcatcttctcgtggtcgagggtctgGATCTTCTTCCCGCGGGAGATCAAGTGGCAGATCTAGTGGCCGAGAGACGCAATCTTCAGTAGGAATtaagttcagtttcaacttatccggtaattGA
- the LOC130805887 gene encoding eIF-2-alpha kinase GCN2-like isoform X1, with product MVDANSSDDSSNARRALKMSLSMYGSDASDTPSASSDALNALKLPKSTSPGSNGSHGSDAHHGYIKSRYKSEFEELAMLGEGVFGKVFRCRNRLDEKEYAIKVIPFSSEEQEKIVLEVKILAKMCHPNVVTYHQAWIEDRLSASPPCSEGSSSSSTPSIDKTLYIILELCFGTLESKESKDIKNNNVWKTINEIYSGLEYIHNQGVIHRDLTLQNIFLDRAGVAKIGDFGIARFCDEDGRANLSENSGHGALKYGAQELTADIPYAVKATDIYALGVVIFQLLYRDGGDSDITEATKNFTKNKILPTSWTRPLLAETLFQMINDNPNFRPYLIDLKSLLHEEHSNKKRKM from the exons ATGGTAGACGCTAATAGTTCTGATGATAGTTCCAATGCTCGTAGG GCATTGAAAATGTCCCTATCCATGTATGGTTCCGATGCTTCAGACACTCCTTCAGCTTCTTCTGATGCTCTGAATg CATTGAAATTGCCTAAATCGACGTCTCCTGGAAGCAATGGCTCTCATGGTTCTGATGCCCATCATG gCTACATCAAATCCCGTTATAAAAGTGAATTTGAGGAGTTGGCTATGTTAG GAGAAGGGGTCTTCGGCAAGGTTTTTCGCTGTCGCAATAGACTCGACGAAAAAGAGTATGCTATCAAAGTCATTCCATTTTCTAGTGAAGAGCAAGAAAAAATTGTATT GGAAGTAAAGATTCTTGCCAAGATGTGTCATCCCAACGTGGTTACATACCATCAG GCATGGATAGAGGATCGACTTTCGGCGAGTCCACCCTGTTCTGAAGGGAGTAGTTCTTCTAGTACCCCAAGTATCGACAAAACACTATACATAattttagaattatgttttgg GACATTAGAAAGCAAAGAAAGCAAAGATATTAAGAACAACAAtgtttggaaaacaattaatGAAATTTATAGCGGACTAGAATACATCCATAACCAAGGGGTTATACACAGAGATTTAACGctgcaaaatatatttttggatCGAGCGGGAGTAGCCAAAATTGGTGATTTTGGCAtag CAAGATTTTGTGATGAAGATGGGCGAGCAAATTTATCAGAAAATTCTGGTCACGGAGCCTTAAAATATGGAGCTCAAGAGTTAACTGCAGATATTCCATATGCAGTAAAGGCAACGGATATCTATGCTTTGGGTGTCGTCATTTTCCAGCTACTGTATAGAGATGGAGGTGATTCGGACATCACTGAAGCTACAAAGAactttaccaagaacaaaattTTGCCGACAAGTTGGACTCGACCTCTATTGGCCGAAACATTATTTCAGATGATAAATGACAACCCAAATTTTCGTCCATATTTGATAGACTTGAAGAGTCTATTACACGag GAGCATTCCAATAAGAAAAGGAAAATGTGA
- the LOC130805887 gene encoding eIF-2-alpha kinase GCN2-like isoform X2 has translation MSLSMYGSDASDTPSASSDALNALKLPKSTSPGSNGSHGSDAHHGYIKSRYKSEFEELAMLGEGVFGKVFRCRNRLDEKEYAIKVIPFSSEEQEKIVLEVKILAKMCHPNVVTYHQAWIEDRLSASPPCSEGSSSSSTPSIDKTLYIILELCFGTLESKESKDIKNNNVWKTINEIYSGLEYIHNQGVIHRDLTLQNIFLDRAGVAKIGDFGIARFCDEDGRANLSENSGHGALKYGAQELTADIPYAVKATDIYALGVVIFQLLYRDGGDSDITEATKNFTKNKILPTSWTRPLLAETLFQMINDNPNFRPYLIDLKSLLHEEHSNKKRKM, from the exons ATGTCCCTATCCATGTATGGTTCCGATGCTTCAGACACTCCTTCAGCTTCTTCTGATGCTCTGAATg CATTGAAATTGCCTAAATCGACGTCTCCTGGAAGCAATGGCTCTCATGGTTCTGATGCCCATCATG gCTACATCAAATCCCGTTATAAAAGTGAATTTGAGGAGTTGGCTATGTTAG GAGAAGGGGTCTTCGGCAAGGTTTTTCGCTGTCGCAATAGACTCGACGAAAAAGAGTATGCTATCAAAGTCATTCCATTTTCTAGTGAAGAGCAAGAAAAAATTGTATT GGAAGTAAAGATTCTTGCCAAGATGTGTCATCCCAACGTGGTTACATACCATCAG GCATGGATAGAGGATCGACTTTCGGCGAGTCCACCCTGTTCTGAAGGGAGTAGTTCTTCTAGTACCCCAAGTATCGACAAAACACTATACATAattttagaattatgttttgg GACATTAGAAAGCAAAGAAAGCAAAGATATTAAGAACAACAAtgtttggaaaacaattaatGAAATTTATAGCGGACTAGAATACATCCATAACCAAGGGGTTATACACAGAGATTTAACGctgcaaaatatatttttggatCGAGCGGGAGTAGCCAAAATTGGTGATTTTGGCAtag CAAGATTTTGTGATGAAGATGGGCGAGCAAATTTATCAGAAAATTCTGGTCACGGAGCCTTAAAATATGGAGCTCAAGAGTTAACTGCAGATATTCCATATGCAGTAAAGGCAACGGATATCTATGCTTTGGGTGTCGTCATTTTCCAGCTACTGTATAGAGATGGAGGTGATTCGGACATCACTGAAGCTACAAAGAactttaccaagaacaaaattTTGCCGACAAGTTGGACTCGACCTCTATTGGCCGAAACATTATTTCAGATGATAAATGACAACCCAAATTTTCGTCCATATTTGATAGACTTGAAGAGTCTATTACACGag GAGCATTCCAATAAGAAAAGGAAAATGTGA
- the LOC130805886 gene encoding uncharacterized protein LOC130805886 translates to MADEGQEMMTAKVSQRKKYRCLHDWSTLPSELLVDILIRLSDKEMVRCKIICKLWNDTIVNFCIPELFASTPLSKFICEMKHAPDLVVAHVPDGPYAINGEMVSSSERLRRVFSVPGFIPFIGCWNGLFLFVREGKRTIDVLNPATGQSIEIPASIEVTTRCQVSLAFDPCRSPHFKIVCFCSLSRWFKLHIYSSETGRWDVHKILSDGDDCEHEWCDRTVYANGILYTLSEPDHLLCVDVDHLKVCYIKLPFNIRNNVTGFIGASRNRLCYSNRDFYYMFVWRLEGSLGAPKWVLMHKIHIKSLMSNACVNYHISKYFMPYALDPNSDVIFVGTPKSIVAYDPHGRKVIGTHRVKENDDYLVDGQETVYPYVRCLVNLKSHEQKPCASLISSKYVKYTTFIDKLDEGLRAADRTVWDRKVRLFLKRSKEDELHRLPKDFLKFKWSYSWSFGERSRLSGRFVSISSLKSSHIS, encoded by the exons ATGGCAGATGAGGGACAAGAGATGATGACAGCAAAAGTGtctcaaagaaaaaaatatcgTTGCTTACATGATTGGTCTACTCTGCCCAGCGAGTTATTAGTGGACATTCTCATTCGCTTATCTGACAAGGAAATGGTGAGATGTAAAATAATATGCAAATTATGGAACGACACTATTGTTAATTTTTGCATTCCTGAACTATTTGCTTCAACACCCCTTAGTAAATTTATCTGCGAGATGAAACATGCCCCTGATTTGGTTGTTGCTCATGTTCCTGATGGACCATATGCTATAAATGGAGAAATGGTGAGCTCTTCAGAAAGACTTAGACGTGTATTTTCTGTACCAGGCTTTATTCCTTTCATTGGATGTTGGAATGGTTTATTTCTCTTTGTTCGAGAGGGTAAAAGAACAATTGATGTGCTCAATCCTGCTACTGGACAATCAATAGAAATTCCTGCAAGTATCGAAGTAACCACTCGTTGTCAGGTTTCATTGGCTTTTGACCCATGTAGGTCACCTCACTTCAAAATAGTTTGCTTTTGTTCATTAAGTCGTTGGTTTAAGTTGCACATATATTCATCAGAGACTGGCAGATGGGATGTCCATAAAATTTTGTCGGATGGTGATGATTGTGAGCATGAGTGGTGTGACCGGACTGTATATGCGAACGGTATTCTTTACACTCTATCTGAACCAGATCATCTTCTCTGTGTTGATGTTGACCATCTGAAAGTATGTTACATTAAACTCCCCTTCAACATCAGAAATAATGTTACCGGATTTATTGGGGCGTCAAGAAATCGTCTTTGTTATTCAAACCGTGACTTCTATTATATGTTTGTTTGGAGGCTGGAAGGGTCTCTTGGTGCTCCAAAGTGGGTTTTAATGCATAAAATCCACATTAAATCGTTGATGTCAAATGCGTGTGTCAACTATCATATAAGTAAATACTTCATGCCCTATGCTTTAGATCCTAATTCTGATGTTATTTTCGTTGGGACGCCCAAGTCAATTGTTGCTTACGATCCTCATGGGCGTAAAGTGATAGGAACACATCGGGTAAAGGAGAATGATGATTATTTGGTTGATGGCCAAGAAACTGTTTATCCTTATGTTCGTTGTTTAGTAAATTTGAAAAGCCACGAGCAAAAACCCTGCGCTTCATTGATTTC ATCAAAGTACGTGAAATATACAACATTTATTGACAAGCTAGATGAAGGGTTGAGGGCAGCAGATCGCACTGTTTGGGATCGAAAagtaagactttttcttaaaagATCAAAAGAAGATGAGCTTCATCGTCTCCCAAAAGATTTCTTAAAGTTTAAGTGGTCGTACTCATGGTCGTTTGGAGAAAGGAGCAGGTTGAGCGGTAGGTTTGTGTCAATCAGCTCACTAAAATCTAGTCACATCTCATGA